In the Pseudoalteromonas ulvae UL12 genome, one interval contains:
- a CDS encoding GGDEF domain-containing protein, protein MQEELLNSVVKITKTRDVDSLEFSLVSTIHEFIECKEIIIYKNLSEFNSSGVERSASLRVDEENNFVWGERDILTDTSQELASCLHSACSINIQNKNGTEQRWIPVLLNDKPVGAIYIECNSLCSHQQVMINAFCRIYENYLTILNENERDKLTGLLNRQTFDRKIKMLMERQLNDHFKIKAEKTNRKIHDDSTSWLAIIDIDHFKAVNDTYGHVCGDEVLLLLAQRMSGFFRASDLVFRFGGEEFVIVFEPTTCAMITKRLEEFRQTIHETDFPFIKQLTLSIGAARMSPYDFPISVIENADKALYYAKEHGRDQLVFYHQINKKQSIAAKSDSDIELF, encoded by the coding sequence ATGCAAGAAGAGTTACTCAATTCCGTAGTCAAAATCACCAAAACTCGCGATGTTGATTCTCTTGAGTTCAGTTTAGTGTCAACTATTCATGAATTTATCGAATGCAAAGAAATCATTATCTATAAAAACTTATCTGAGTTTAATAGTTCAGGGGTGGAAAGAAGCGCCTCACTGCGTGTTGATGAAGAAAACAACTTTGTTTGGGGTGAGCGTGACATCCTGACAGACACCTCGCAAGAGCTTGCATCCTGCTTACACTCCGCGTGCTCCATTAACATTCAAAATAAAAATGGCACAGAGCAGCGCTGGATCCCCGTTTTACTGAATGACAAGCCCGTTGGGGCTATTTACATTGAGTGCAATAGCCTTTGTAGCCACCAGCAAGTCATGATTAACGCATTTTGCCGGATATATGAAAACTACCTCACCATCTTAAATGAAAACGAGCGAGACAAGCTGACAGGGCTTTTAAACAGACAAACATTTGATCGAAAAATAAAAATGCTGATGGAACGCCAACTCAACGATCACTTTAAAATTAAAGCCGAAAAAACCAATCGAAAAATTCACGATGATTCAACATCATGGCTGGCAATTATCGACATTGATCATTTTAAAGCTGTCAATGACACCTATGGTCATGTTTGTGGTGATGAAGTACTTTTGTTGTTAGCACAAAGAATGTCGGGCTTTTTTAGGGCCTCAGATTTAGTATTTCGTTTTGGTGGCGAAGAGTTTGTGATTGTTTTTGAGCCAACCACCTGCGCCATGATTACAAAGCGTTTAGAGGAATTTAGACAAACGATTCATGAGACTGATTTCCCATTTATCAAACAACTCACATTGAGTATTGGCGCGGCGCGAATGAGCCCTTATGATTTTCCTATTTCTGTCATTGAAAATGCAGATAAAGCACTGTATTACGCCAAAGAGCATGGTCGCGATCAATTGGTATTTTATCACCAAATTAACAAAAAACAGTCCATAGCGGCTAAAAGTGACTCAGATATAGAGCTTTTTTAA
- the guaA gene encoding glutamine-hydrolyzing GMP synthase, protein MSKNIHDSRILILDFGSQYTQLIARKVREIGVYCELWAWDVTEEQIKEFNPQGIILSGGPESTTLEGSPRAPEYVFNAGIPVLGVCYGMQTMAMQLGGKVESSDKKEFGYAQVENVANSVLMANIEDHISESGNGLLDVWMSHGDKVVEIPAGFTTVSRTETCPHAIMANDEKRFFGIQFHPEVTHTKQGLRILERFVVDICGCEKLWTPAKIIDDAIERIKEKVGDDEVILGLSGGVDSSVVAMLLHRAIGKNLTCVFVDNGLLRLNEGQQVMDMFGNHFGLNIIKVDAEEQFLNDLAGLSDPEAKRKAIGHTFIDIFDAESKKLKNAKWLGQGTIYPDVIESAASATGKAHVIKSHHNVGGLPEDMKMGLVEPLRELFKDEVRKIGLELGLPYDMLYRHPFPGPGLGVRVLGEIKKEYCDLLRRADAIFIEELHKADLYHKVSQAFTVFLPVKSVGVMGDARKYDWVVSLRCVETIDFMTARWSHLPYDFLGLVSNRIINEIDGISRVVYDISGKPPATIEWE, encoded by the coding sequence ATGAGCAAAAATATTCACGATTCACGCATCCTAATTTTAGATTTTGGTTCTCAATACACCCAATTAATTGCACGTAAAGTACGTGAAATTGGTGTTTATTGTGAGCTGTGGGCTTGGGACGTAACTGAAGAGCAAATCAAAGAGTTTAATCCTCAAGGGATTATTTTATCAGGTGGTCCTGAGTCGACGACGTTAGAGGGGAGCCCTCGTGCACCTGAGTATGTATTTAACGCAGGTATTCCAGTGTTAGGTGTGTGCTACGGCATGCAAACAATGGCCATGCAGTTGGGCGGTAAAGTTGAAAGCTCAGACAAAAAAGAATTTGGCTATGCCCAAGTTGAAAATGTCGCAAACTCAGTATTAATGGCCAACATTGAAGACCATATTTCAGAGTCGGGTAATGGTTTACTTGATGTATGGATGAGCCATGGTGATAAAGTGGTTGAAATCCCTGCTGGATTTACCACTGTTTCACGTACTGAGACATGCCCTCACGCCATTATGGCCAATGATGAGAAACGTTTCTTTGGTATTCAATTCCACCCTGAAGTAACACATACAAAACAAGGCTTACGTATTTTAGAGCGTTTTGTCGTTGATATCTGTGGATGTGAAAAATTATGGACTCCAGCCAAAATCATTGATGATGCAATTGAGCGTATCAAAGAAAAAGTCGGTGATGATGAAGTGATTTTAGGCCTATCTGGTGGCGTTGATTCTTCTGTTGTGGCGATGTTATTGCACCGTGCTATCGGTAAAAACCTGACATGTGTTTTTGTTGATAATGGTTTACTTCGTCTTAACGAAGGTCAGCAAGTAATGGATATGTTTGGTAATCACTTTGGATTAAACATCATCAAAGTCGATGCTGAAGAGCAATTCTTAAATGACTTAGCGGGATTATCAGATCCTGAAGCAAAGCGTAAGGCAATTGGCCATACGTTTATTGATATTTTCGATGCTGAATCTAAAAAGCTAAAAAATGCCAAATGGTTAGGTCAAGGGACAATTTATCCTGATGTTATTGAGTCAGCAGCTTCAGCAACAGGTAAAGCCCATGTGATTAAATCACACCACAATGTGGGTGGATTACCTGAAGACATGAAGATGGGCTTAGTTGAGCCATTACGTGAGTTATTTAAAGATGAAGTACGTAAGATAGGTTTAGAGCTTGGTTTACCTTACGACATGTTATACCGTCACCCATTTCCAGGGCCAGGTTTAGGTGTGCGCGTACTGGGCGAGATCAAAAAAGAGTACTGTGACTTATTACGCCGTGCAGATGCAATCTTTATTGAAGAACTTCATAAAGCAGATCTTTACCACAAGGTCAGCCAAGCATTTACTGTATTCTTACCGGTAAAATCGGTGGGTGTAATGGGTGATGCGCGAAAATATGATTGGGTTGTGTCATTACGTTGTGTTGAAACGATTGATTTTATGACGGCACGCTGGTCACATTTACCTTATGACTTCTTAGGGTTAGTTTCTAATCGTATTATTAACGAAATCGATGGTATTTCTCGCGTGGTTTACGATATTTCAGGTAAGCCGCCAGCGACGATTGAGTGGGAATAA
- the guaB gene encoding IMP dehydrogenase — MLRIAKEALTFDDVLLVPGHSTVLPHTANLKTRLTRGIELNLPLVSASMDTVTEARLAIAMAQEGGLGFIHKNMTIEEQARNVRKVKTYEAGIVSDPVTVTADLTIQEALALSEDKGFSGFPVTDETNTLIGIVTSRDMRFETKLEQPVSTVMTQQDKLVTVKEGAQREQILGLMHEHRIEKILVVDDAFKLKGMITVKDFQKAQEKPNACKDERGRLRVGAAVGVGPGTDERITALVAAGVDVLLIDTSHGHSQGVLDRVAETRQAFPDLQIVAGNVATAEGAIALADAGVDAVKVGIGPGSICTTRIVTGCGVPQLTAISDAVEGLKGRDIPVIADGGIRFSGDIAKALVAGASSVMVGSMLAGTEESPGEVELYQGRYYKSYRGMGSLGAMNQKEGSSDRYFQDSKQVEKLVPEGIEGRVAYKGPIANIIHQQVGGIRSSMGLTGCATIAEMNTKPMFVRVTSAGMGESHVHDVQITKEAPNYRQG, encoded by the coding sequence ATGCTAAGAATAGCTAAAGAAGCTTTAACCTTTGATGACGTACTTTTAGTACCTGGTCATTCTACCGTATTACCTCATACTGCAAACCTGAAAACACGCTTAACGCGTGGTATCGAACTTAATTTACCTTTAGTGTCAGCGTCAATGGACACAGTGACAGAAGCACGCCTAGCGATTGCGATGGCACAAGAGGGCGGTTTAGGTTTCATTCACAAAAACATGACCATAGAAGAACAGGCAAGAAACGTTCGTAAAGTGAAAACATACGAAGCGGGGATTGTTTCTGATCCTGTTACTGTGACAGCCGACTTAACCATTCAAGAAGCTCTGGCTTTATCTGAAGATAAAGGCTTCTCTGGTTTCCCTGTGACAGATGAAACCAATACCTTAATTGGTATTGTAACTAGCCGTGATATGCGTTTTGAAACAAAGTTAGAGCAACCTGTTTCAACAGTTATGACGCAGCAGGACAAATTAGTCACAGTTAAAGAAGGTGCACAACGTGAGCAAATCTTAGGATTGATGCACGAACACCGTATCGAAAAAATTCTAGTTGTTGATGATGCGTTTAAGTTAAAAGGCATGATCACTGTTAAAGATTTCCAAAAAGCACAAGAAAAACCAAATGCATGTAAAGACGAACGTGGTCGTTTACGTGTAGGTGCCGCTGTAGGCGTCGGTCCTGGCACTGATGAGCGTATTACTGCGTTAGTTGCAGCAGGTGTGGATGTGTTATTAATTGATACGTCACATGGTCACTCACAAGGTGTACTCGATCGCGTTGCCGAAACTCGTCAAGCTTTCCCTGATTTACAAATTGTTGCAGGTAATGTTGCCACTGCAGAAGGTGCAATCGCACTAGCTGACGCAGGTGTTGATGCTGTTAAAGTCGGGATTGGCCCAGGTTCTATTTGTACAACTCGTATTGTAACGGGTTGTGGTGTGCCTCAGTTAACGGCTATTTCAGATGCTGTTGAAGGTCTTAAAGGTCGTGATATTCCAGTGATTGCCGATGGTGGTATTCGTTTTTCTGGCGATATCGCAAAAGCGCTTGTAGCTGGCGCCTCTTCGGTCATGGTGGGATCAATGCTTGCTGGTACTGAAGAATCACCAGGTGAAGTAGAGTTGTATCAAGGCCGTTATTATAAATCATACCGTGGTATGGGTAGCCTTGGCGCAATGAATCAAAAAGAAGGTTCATCAGATCGCTACTTCCAAGATTCTAAGCAAGTTGAAAAATTGGTTCCAGAAGGGATTGAAGGTCGAGTTGCATATAAAGGACCGATTGCTAATATTATTCATCAGCAAGTAGGCGGGATCCGCAGCTCTATGGGCTTAACGGGTTGTGCAACCATCGCAGAAATGAACACCAAACCTATGTTTGTTCGTGTTACATCTGCAGGTATGGGTGAGTCACATGTTCATGATGTGCAAATCACTAAAGAAGCGCCGAACTACCGTCAAGGTTAA
- the xseA gene encoding exodeoxyribonuclease VII large subunit: MYHSQNSSTVYTVTRLNKEIRQILERNFASITINGEISNFVSPSSGHWYFTVKDDLAQIRAAMWRGNNQKMQFKPKNGDQVHMRARISLYEPRGDYQLIVEHMEPAGEGQLKQQFEALKMQLAAEGLFSSALKKPLPSTINKVGIITSATGAAIKDILTVLHRRAPQLEVVIYPAQVQGANAHQQLIEQLALANARNEVDVLILGRGGGSLEDLWCFNHELLARAIYASQLPVVSAVGHEIDTTISDFVADIRAATPSAAAELVSPDQQQLFAFIEQQKQRLHHAFKHAYARLNQQALELHHRLSLCHPQNQLQQKAQKLDELQLALQQAMAQRINTARTQHSQIENRLMLRSPQTHIQNAQHRLQQLENRLNQVMTQTLKDGHNQLALYAAQLEAVSPLAVLSRGYSITKDDKGHVIKSAEALHVGTTVTTKLANGMFESTVLSVSPK; the protein is encoded by the coding sequence ATGTACCATTCACAAAATTCATCAACCGTTTACACTGTGACGCGTTTAAACAAAGAAATCCGTCAGATTTTAGAGCGTAACTTTGCCTCTATTACGATTAATGGTGAGATTTCAAACTTTGTTAGCCCAAGTTCTGGTCATTGGTACTTTACCGTGAAGGACGACCTCGCCCAAATTCGCGCAGCCATGTGGCGAGGCAACAATCAAAAAATGCAGTTTAAACCCAAAAATGGCGACCAAGTACATATGCGGGCCCGCATTTCGCTTTACGAGCCTCGAGGGGACTATCAACTGATTGTTGAACATATGGAACCTGCTGGCGAAGGACAACTGAAACAACAATTTGAAGCATTAAAAATGCAACTCGCTGCCGAAGGACTCTTTAGCAGCGCGCTTAAAAAACCGTTACCAAGTACAATCAACAAAGTGGGGATTATAACCTCAGCCACAGGTGCAGCGATTAAAGACATTCTCACCGTATTACATCGCAGAGCACCGCAACTTGAAGTGGTAATTTACCCTGCTCAAGTGCAAGGGGCAAATGCGCACCAGCAACTCATAGAACAACTCGCCCTAGCCAATGCCCGCAATGAAGTCGATGTCCTCATTTTAGGACGAGGTGGTGGCTCTCTTGAAGATTTGTGGTGTTTTAATCACGAACTGCTTGCTCGAGCTATTTATGCCAGCCAACTCCCTGTAGTCAGTGCTGTCGGTCACGAAATAGATACCACTATTAGTGATTTTGTCGCGGATATTCGCGCCGCAACCCCTTCTGCGGCTGCTGAACTGGTAAGTCCCGATCAACAGCAATTGTTCGCCTTTATTGAACAACAGAAGCAGCGCCTGCATCATGCATTTAAACATGCCTATGCCCGCCTTAACCAGCAAGCACTTGAATTACATCATCGATTATCGTTATGTCATCCGCAAAACCAATTACAGCAAAAAGCGCAAAAGCTCGATGAATTGCAATTAGCCTTGCAGCAAGCCATGGCGCAACGAATCAATACAGCGCGCACTCAGCATTCGCAAATCGAAAACCGACTCATGCTGCGCTCACCTCAAACACACATCCAGAATGCACAACATAGGCTTCAACAACTCGAAAATCGTTTGAATCAAGTAATGACACAAACATTAAAAGACGGCCATAACCAACTTGCTTTATATGCCGCACAACTCGAAGCGGTCAGTCCATTAGCTGTCTTATCTCGGGGGTATAGCATTACCAAAGATGATAAAGGTCACGTCATCAAATCAGCAGAGGCACTGCATGTTGGTACAACTGTAACAACAAAACTGGCCAACGGAATGTTCGAATCTACCGTTTTGTCTGTTAGCCCCAAATAA
- a CDS encoding carboxymuconolactone decarboxylase family protein, with amino-acid sequence MPLVSPLAADSNPEVAQLAEFFNETLGFCPNSVLTMMRRPKIAKAFIALNMAVMDNQGRVTSALKRLIAYVSSNATGCRYCQAHTIRAAERYGAEQAQLDNIWQYRTHQAFNEAERAALDFSLAASQVPNGVDADIQARLHEYWSEDEIVEILGVIALFGYLNRWNDSMATTLEEGAIASGEALLSQQGWAIEKHQ; translated from the coding sequence ATGCCATTAGTAAGCCCTCTTGCAGCCGACAGCAATCCAGAAGTCGCACAATTAGCTGAGTTTTTTAATGAAACATTAGGCTTTTGCCCTAACAGTGTTTTAACCATGATGCGTCGCCCAAAAATAGCCAAAGCATTTATCGCATTGAATATGGCAGTGATGGATAATCAAGGCCGAGTAACCAGTGCATTAAAGCGATTGATTGCGTATGTGTCGAGTAATGCAACAGGTTGTCGTTATTGCCAAGCACATACTATTCGTGCGGCAGAGCGTTACGGTGCAGAGCAAGCTCAACTTGATAACATTTGGCAGTATCGCACCCATCAAGCATTCAATGAAGCTGAGCGAGCTGCGTTAGATTTTTCGTTAGCGGCGTCACAAGTACCCAATGGCGTGGATGCAGATATTCAAGCGCGTTTGCATGAATATTGGAGTGAAGATGAGATTGTTGAAATACTCGGCGTCATCGCATTATTTGGCTACCTCAATCGTTGGAATGATTCAATGGCAACAACCCTCGAAGAGGGCGCAATCGCCTCTGGCGAAGCCTTATTAAGCCAACAAGGTTGGGCGATAGAAAAACACCAATAA
- a CDS encoding aminotransferase-like domain-containing protein — protein sequence MHRLKYRVIAERIAHQINDGTLAPKDQLPTIRMACQQFNVSVTTIQSAYQYLEQQNLIVAKANSGFYVLEQASPHPIALEAPSHLQLNNSMFDILTLCQHPQTYNFGTAELPPQLLPLTHMQKTLHQLTRYHIHELVQTHYTSGDLTLRKQIAKHVANVGVHLHPDELIITSGCQDAIALALSTLCQTGDVVAVESPCFPGFLQVCSALKLKVIEIPCHLERGMSIEALEMALASWPIKALLIAPSFSNPTGSLMPEDERHRLCQLAEQFDFTIIEDDLYSELNFSGATTLAIKHFDHTNKVIYCSSVSKIVGSGFRLGWIAPGKHYAAIMQAKAFRNISEPLISQKLIAELMQSGRYQKHVKQLRKTLQQNFEKMHVIIKTHFPAQTRISQPKGGLVVWVALPTGCDSSTLLDEARKEHISFFPGEVFCERALYQHCFRLSFALNWAEQTERKLRRLGALVHKQIQKSKMMLT from the coding sequence ATGCATCGATTAAAATATCGTGTTATTGCAGAGCGCATTGCACACCAAATTAACGATGGCACTTTAGCGCCCAAAGATCAGTTACCGACCATCAGAATGGCATGCCAACAATTTAATGTCAGTGTGACAACGATTCAAAGCGCCTATCAATATTTAGAGCAACAAAATTTAATCGTTGCCAAAGCCAACTCTGGTTTTTATGTACTCGAGCAAGCCAGCCCTCATCCGATTGCATTGGAAGCACCGAGTCACTTGCAGCTCAATAACAGCATGTTTGATATTTTGACTCTATGTCAGCACCCCCAGACCTATAACTTTGGCACCGCGGAGTTGCCCCCACAATTACTCCCTTTAACGCACATGCAAAAAACACTTCATCAGTTAACGCGTTATCATATCCATGAGCTTGTACAAACTCACTATACTAGCGGCGATTTAACTCTTAGAAAGCAGATTGCCAAACATGTAGCCAATGTCGGAGTGCACTTGCATCCCGATGAACTGATCATAACCAGTGGCTGCCAAGATGCAATCGCCCTCGCCTTATCGACGTTGTGCCAAACTGGCGATGTGGTTGCTGTCGAGAGCCCTTGTTTTCCAGGATTTTTACAAGTCTGTAGTGCACTAAAGTTAAAAGTCATTGAAATACCTTGCCACTTAGAGCGCGGAATGAGCATTGAGGCACTTGAAATGGCGCTGGCGAGTTGGCCAATTAAAGCACTGTTAATCGCCCCCTCATTCAGCAATCCAACAGGCAGCTTAATGCCCGAAGACGAACGCCACAGGCTTTGCCAACTAGCCGAACAATTTGATTTCACCATTATTGAAGATGATCTGTATTCTGAGCTGAATTTTTCTGGCGCAACAACGTTAGCCATTAAACATTTTGATCACACCAATAAAGTGATTTATTGCTCCTCCGTGTCAAAAATTGTCGGCTCGGGTTTTCGTTTAGGCTGGATAGCACCAGGAAAACACTACGCAGCGATCATGCAAGCCAAAGCATTTAGAAATATATCAGAGCCACTGATCAGCCAAAAACTGATTGCCGAATTGATGCAATCAGGGCGCTATCAAAAACATGTTAAGCAACTGCGAAAAACCCTACAGCAAAATTTCGAAAAAATGCACGTTATTATTAAGACTCATTTCCCTGCTCAAACTCGTATCTCTCAACCCAAAGGAGGGCTAGTCGTTTGGGTTGCCTTACCAACAGGTTGCGACAGCTCTACTTTGCTAGATGAAGCCAGAAAAGAACACATCTCATTCTTTCCGGGTGAGGTTTTTTGTGAGCGAGCGTTGTATCAACACTGCTTTCGTCTCTCATTCGCGCTCAACTGGGCCGAACAAACGGAGCGAAAGCTCAGGAGATTGGGGGCACTTGTACATAAACAAATACAAAAAAGTAAAATGATGCTCACTTGA
- the gbpA gene encoding N-acetylglucosamine-binding protein GbpA, with product MKHINKTLLAMTPIAAALLMPLSQTVSAHGYISKPESRGYLCRLGENTSCGNVVYEPQSLEGPDRFPETGPADGHIASAGHRAFSQLNAQTISRWTKRPIKAGPNEFTWTFTANHSTRDWRYFITKTTWDPNSPLTRDQFEAVPFCEYSGHYKQPPRNVTHLCNVPADRNGYHIVLGVWDVGDTGMSFYNTVDLMIDNGDTNQVYWQDVGDILAGRDLRAGSSIKTRVFGHDSKELASLQTVLTIDTDEAGLGTNWPLALANKINATQSWLQAGQLDDNNTIQPMAGRNEIFAQSNSGISSVELEFVAAPLPKPDFDVSGISHRYEINDSDVKFTFTTDISEKASITATLNKNYRSVVTHTFQVEAGQTELTMSYPEAEAGHYNLVISYLTENGTTDQATFHLNLVTPTDGGDPVDPVEPPTTDADYTFPEGLSSYKAGTTVFQPKNGKVYQCKPWPYNGYCVQWSEGSNQYEPGVGLYWNMAWIELN from the coding sequence ATGAAACACATCAATAAAACGCTACTGGCGATGACCCCCATTGCTGCAGCCCTGTTAATGCCACTGTCACAGACCGTATCGGCTCATGGCTATATTTCCAAACCAGAGTCTCGTGGTTATTTATGTCGCCTTGGCGAAAACACCAGTTGTGGCAATGTTGTCTATGAACCGCAAAGCCTTGAAGGGCCAGACCGCTTTCCTGAAACGGGGCCTGCCGATGGTCATATTGCCAGTGCTGGTCACCGTGCATTTAGTCAATTAAACGCACAAACAATCAGTCGTTGGACAAAACGGCCAATCAAAGCCGGTCCGAATGAATTCACTTGGACGTTTACCGCCAACCACTCTACACGCGATTGGCGTTATTTCATTACCAAAACCACCTGGGATCCAAATAGCCCATTAACACGTGACCAATTTGAAGCCGTGCCGTTTTGTGAATACTCAGGTCATTACAAACAACCGCCTCGTAACGTCACTCATTTGTGTAATGTGCCGGCTGACCGCAATGGCTATCACATTGTACTGGGAGTCTGGGATGTAGGTGATACTGGCATGAGTTTCTACAATACGGTTGATTTAATGATCGACAACGGTGATACCAACCAAGTTTATTGGCAAGATGTTGGCGACATTCTAGCTGGTCGTGATTTAAGAGCCGGTTCAAGCATCAAAACACGAGTATTCGGCCATGATTCAAAAGAGTTAGCGTCATTGCAAACCGTGTTAACAATTGACACCGACGAAGCGGGTCTTGGTACCAATTGGCCACTCGCACTGGCGAATAAAATCAATGCAACACAATCTTGGCTACAAGCCGGTCAACTGGACGATAACAACACTATTCAACCAATGGCTGGACGCAATGAAATTTTTGCACAAAGTAACTCAGGTATAAGCTCCGTCGAGCTTGAGTTTGTCGCAGCTCCTTTGCCTAAACCTGACTTTGACGTGTCAGGAATTAGCCATCGTTATGAAATTAATGACAGCGATGTCAAATTCACATTCACCACCGACATTAGTGAAAAGGCGAGCATTACAGCAACGCTCAATAAAAACTATCGTAGCGTGGTCACACACACCTTCCAAGTAGAAGCGGGCCAAACTGAATTAACGATGTCATACCCAGAAGCAGAAGCTGGCCACTACAATTTAGTGATCAGCTACCTCACTGAAAATGGCACCACAGATCAAGCAACATTCCACCTTAATCTTGTAACCCCTACAGACGGAGGTGATCCGGTTGATCCTGTAGAACCTCCAACAACAGATGCTGATTACACTTTCCCTGAAGGCCTAAGCAGCTACAAAGCAGGAACAACGGTCTTTCAACCTAAAAATGGTAAAGTGTATCAGTGTAAACCTTGGCCATATAATGGTTACTGCGTACAGTGGTCAGAAGGCTCAAATCAATATGAACCGGGCGTGGGCTTATATTGGAATATGGCCTGGATTGAACTGAACTAA
- a CDS encoding pre-peptidase C-terminal domain-containing protein, whose protein sequence is MMKKTMMSLAILASLNVYAEQALFNVTASHAPLTINEFAKSQSILSSAQFNLSAETASLTIPLDGMEIEFTKQQAQQSASGNLIWQGVNEQGEHATLVQSNAGVTGTVQFGNRLFKIQPTDNNSHLITEIDQSNTPQEHPQGFNENAPSHLEDLNFNQILNNSELAAAAAVADIKLLVVYTATAQSKVADINSLIDLAITETNAGYGNSGINAKVTLAHKAKVNYTEAPNSSTDLARLAAKNDGYMDEVHSLRDQYAADVVVLVHDTNGYCGEADAIGANADSAFVIVDYDCATGYYSFGHEIGHLQGARHNPENDPTTTPYAYGHGYQDPQSRWRSVMAYNCTSGCTRINYWSNPNKTYNGDVMGTTARNDNARVLNLTSPAMANFRTGVILPPEVIVMDNDQAQTVSGAKDSQTFYSFSVPSGASNISIATSGGTGDADLYVKLGSKAGTNNWDCRPFKSGNTESCSLTQSGEYSVMLSAYSTYNNVRLIGSYQLGGVTLPIVVNESNISLAKGAWQYFSVDAPANATNVSVTISGGTGDADLYVRKGSQPTLQNYTCRPWREGNSESCSENNTVATTWHVGVYGYAAVTGLNLEINVQ, encoded by the coding sequence ATGATGAAAAAAACGATGATGAGCTTAGCTATATTAGCTTCGCTTAATGTATATGCTGAGCAAGCACTGTTTAATGTGACAGCTAGTCATGCCCCTTTGACTATCAATGAATTTGCGAAAAGCCAATCAATACTGAGCAGCGCGCAGTTTAACCTCAGTGCTGAAACAGCAAGTTTAACCATTCCTCTTGATGGGATGGAGATTGAGTTTACTAAGCAGCAGGCGCAGCAAAGTGCCAGCGGTAACTTGATTTGGCAAGGGGTGAATGAACAAGGCGAACATGCAACTTTAGTACAAAGCAATGCAGGAGTGACTGGCACAGTTCAATTTGGAAATCGCCTGTTTAAAATTCAACCGACTGATAATAATAGCCATTTAATCACTGAGATTGATCAATCCAACACCCCACAAGAGCATCCACAGGGATTTAATGAAAATGCACCTAGCCATCTTGAAGATTTAAATTTTAATCAAATCTTAAACAACAGCGAACTAGCTGCGGCAGCAGCTGTTGCTGATATTAAACTTTTGGTTGTGTACACGGCCACCGCTCAATCTAAAGTTGCAGATATCAATAGCTTAATTGATTTAGCGATTACAGAAACCAATGCAGGTTATGGTAACTCAGGGATTAATGCAAAAGTAACATTGGCGCATAAAGCGAAAGTCAATTATACCGAAGCGCCTAATTCAAGTACGGATTTAGCCCGTTTAGCAGCCAAAAACGATGGTTATATGGACGAAGTGCACAGCCTACGTGACCAATACGCTGCTGATGTTGTGGTACTTGTCCACGATACAAATGGCTATTGTGGTGAAGCTGATGCGATTGGCGCCAATGCGGATTCTGCGTTTGTGATTGTCGATTATGATTGTGCAACAGGTTATTACTCGTTTGGGCATGAAATTGGCCACCTTCAAGGGGCACGTCATAATCCAGAAAATGATCCCACTACCACACCTTACGCGTACGGGCATGGCTATCAAGATCCGCAATCGCGTTGGCGCTCAGTGATGGCATATAACTGTACCTCAGGCTGTACACGAATCAATTATTGGTCAAACCCAAACAAAACCTATAACGGAGATGTAATGGGAACCACAGCACGAAACGATAATGCTCGGGTATTAAACTTAACTTCACCTGCTATGGCTAATTTCAGAACGGGTGTTATTTTACCGCCTGAAGTCATTGTTATGGACAATGATCAAGCACAAACAGTTTCTGGGGCAAAAGACAGTCAGACTTTTTATAGCTTCAGCGTGCCAAGCGGTGCGAGCAATATCAGTATTGCCACTTCGGGTGGCACGGGCGATGCCGATCTTTATGTTAAGTTAGGCAGTAAAGCTGGCACTAATAATTGGGATTGTCGCCCATTTAAATCAGGTAATACAGAAAGCTGCTCTTTAACGCAAAGTGGTGAGTACTCTGTGATGCTATCTGCCTATAGCACGTACAATAATGTGCGCTTAATTGGCAGTTATCAATTGGGTGGGGTGACGTTACCCATCGTCGTTAACGAGTCAAATATCAGCCTAGCAAAGGGAGCATGGCAATATTTTTCGGTGGATGCACCGGCAAATGCGACTAATGTGAGTGTGACCATTTCAGGTGGGACAGGGGATGCAGATTTATATGTTCGTAAAGGCTCGCAGCCCACTTTACAGAATTACACCTGTCGCCCTTGGCGTGAGGGTAATTCAGAGTCGTGCTCAGAAAATAATACAGTCGCAACAACTTGGCATGTCGGTGTTTACGGCTACGCTGCAGTGACTGGTTTAAACCTAGAAATCAATGTTCAGTAA